The following are from one region of the Ruficoccus sp. ZRK36 genome:
- a CDS encoding class I SAM-dependent methyltransferase, protein MRFGEKASEYATHAFVQRDLVEWGSQWLPDLLTGKDVLELGAGPGLLTRELLARRGNVWATDLAPAMVKTGSIQWPQAHWQVMDAWQAQGAYDFIASSALMQWAPDPVAVLMRQAQALRSGGRMFHLLFIDPTLCEFRQLAPQWNPFTWRTQEQWEQACDQAGLELCRSESVSHRIIFSSARELLRFFQRTGAVGGKRARPGELRRFLRVYAERFAEAEGVVSTWSFLCLEARKP, encoded by the coding sequence CGCACGCCTTTGTGCAGCGTGATCTGGTGGAGTGGGGGAGCCAATGGCTGCCCGATCTGCTCACTGGAAAGGACGTGCTGGAGCTCGGTGCCGGACCCGGGTTACTAACCCGCGAACTCCTTGCTCGCCGGGGTAATGTGTGGGCAACGGATTTGGCCCCCGCTATGGTGAAGACCGGTAGCATCCAGTGGCCGCAGGCTCACTGGCAGGTGATGGATGCTTGGCAGGCGCAGGGAGCGTACGACTTTATTGCTTCATCCGCTCTTATGCAGTGGGCGCCTGATCCTGTGGCGGTACTGATGCGACAGGCGCAGGCTCTGCGCTCTGGAGGGCGGATGTTTCACCTGCTTTTTATCGATCCGACGCTATGCGAGTTCCGACAGCTGGCCCCGCAGTGGAACCCGTTTACATGGCGCACGCAGGAGCAGTGGGAGCAGGCCTGTGATCAGGCCGGGCTGGAGCTGTGTCGGAGCGAGTCGGTCTCGCACCGCATTATTTTTTCGAGCGCTCGGGAGCTGCTGCGCTTCTTCCAGCGGACAGGGGCTGTCGGCGGGAAGCGCGCACGTCCCGGAGAGCTAAGGCGTTTCCTGCGGGTGTACGCGGAGCGCTTCGCTGAAGCTGAAGGCGTGGTCAGTACCTGGAGCTTTTTATGCCTCGAAGCGCGGAAGCCGTGA
- a CDS encoding LOG family protein has product MPATIDKNLQKHLDQLQKELREPAELFAKNGIHNTIVFFGSARIKPQDSTQSEMDRLHRDFKGVMMKDQEEWDELDRASHAHYMSRFYEAAESLSGKLAHWSRTHFSTRDQHFITTGGGPGIMEAANKGASQAGEPTIGINIRIPTEQHPNPYITPGLSLHFETFPMRKFWLMYFARALVIFPGGIGTLDEFFEIYTLMKTRKATRYIPIVLFGSEYWKELINFETLVRFNTLDRSSLDFFRYCDEVDEAFSFITDEIMRDRERSGS; this is encoded by the coding sequence ATGCCTGCTACCATCGATAAAAATCTCCAGAAGCACCTCGACCAGCTTCAGAAGGAACTGCGTGAACCAGCCGAGCTCTTCGCTAAAAACGGCATCCATAACACCATCGTTTTTTTCGGCTCTGCCCGCATAAAGCCACAGGACTCTACGCAGTCCGAGATGGACCGGCTTCACCGTGACTTTAAGGGGGTCATGATGAAGGATCAGGAGGAGTGGGACGAACTCGACCGCGCCAGTCATGCCCACTACATGTCGCGCTTCTATGAGGCGGCGGAGTCGCTCTCCGGCAAGCTCGCCCACTGGTCCCGCACACACTTCTCCACTCGCGATCAGCACTTTATCACCACGGGCGGCGGCCCCGGCATCATGGAGGCTGCCAATAAAGGCGCGAGCCAGGCCGGCGAGCCAACCATCGGCATAAACATCCGAATCCCGACCGAGCAGCACCCGAACCCATACATCACGCCCGGCCTCTCCCTGCACTTCGAGACCTTCCCGATGCGTAAGTTCTGGCTCATGTACTTTGCCCGCGCGCTGGTCATTTTCCCCGGTGGCATCGGCACGCTGGACGAGTTTTTCGAGATCTACACGCTGATGAAGACGCGCAAGGCCACGCGCTATATCCCCATCGTGCTCTTTGGCAGCGAGTACTGGAAAGAGCTCATCAACTTTGAGACGCTTGTCCGCTTCAACACCCTGGACCGCTCTTCTCTCGATTTCTTCCGCTACTGCGACGAGGTGGATGAGGCTTTCTCATTCATCACCGATGAGATCATGCGCGACCGTGAGCGTAGTGGATCCTGA
- a CDS encoding FecR domain-containing protein, giving the protein MIKKLICLTAFAATFLSLSLHAEELKKGTIKAFLVKGDDVKLVLKSGQEVPLKRGDVFKDGTSVKTGEKSTAVVILSNGSSVRIGPESEVVFNKVEQAAFDPSKGSYLTLTEDPSQSRTDLKLKNGSIAGETKHLTLASEYVVGTPIGSAGIRGTTFGAKVSSAVVDGVVVYTVTFSKGEGTVTFEAGPAGEGTSGELADGQEITIEGTINEETGTIDIESVSSPEPISPEIMSDLQDLENTQQDISEPESNPVADDGNTGGEEGGDTGGEEGGDPSGESGEAGGEGDAGGTENSGDSPDSNSNNTQGGPNVTPNPGEVISPTGG; this is encoded by the coding sequence ATGATTAAGAAACTCATCTGCCTAACCGCGTTCGCGGCAACCTTTCTCTCTCTCTCTCTACATGCCGAAGAGTTGAAAAAGGGCACCATTAAGGCTTTCCTCGTCAAAGGTGACGATGTGAAGCTGGTCCTTAAATCCGGCCAAGAAGTCCCCCTGAAGCGAGGCGATGTGTTCAAGGATGGCACAAGCGTCAAAACGGGTGAAAAATCGACCGCCGTCGTTATTCTTTCCAATGGCTCCTCAGTCCGTATCGGGCCTGAATCAGAAGTCGTCTTTAACAAAGTCGAGCAGGCTGCCTTCGACCCCTCCAAGGGCTCGTACCTGACTCTGACCGAAGACCCGAGCCAGTCCCGCACTGACCTGAAGCTCAAGAACGGTAGCATCGCCGGTGAAACCAAGCACCTCACACTCGCCTCCGAGTATGTGGTCGGCACCCCGATCGGCTCGGCCGGTATCCGCGGTACGACCTTCGGCGCCAAGGTTTCCAGCGCAGTGGTTGACGGCGTGGTCGTCTACACCGTCACCTTCTCCAAGGGTGAAGGTACTGTGACCTTCGAAGCCGGCCCCGCTGGCGAAGGTACTTCCGGTGAGCTGGCCGACGGTCAGGAAATCACCATCGAGGGTACCATTAACGAAGAAACCGGCACGATTGACATCGAAAGCGTTTCCTCTCCGGAGCCGATCAGCCCTGAGATCATGAGCGACCTGCAGGATCTTGAGAATACCCAGCAGGACATCAGCGAACCGGAAAGCAATCCTGTCGCGGATGACGGCAACACCGGTGGCGAAGAAGGTGGCGACACCGGTGGCGAAGAAGGTGGCGACCCCAGCGGTGAATCTGGTGAAGCTGGCGGCGAAGGCGATGCTGGCGGCACTGAAAACTCCGGCGACAGCCCCGACTCCAATAGCAACAACACTCAGGGTGGTCCCAACGTCACACCGAACCCCGGTGAAGTCATCTCTCCGACAGGAGGTTGA
- a CDS encoding TM2 domain-containing protein, with protein sequence MSEPALPPRLTSPKDHATALALCVTLGSFGVHRYYVGRMISGTLQLLSTLVCCAAGIGYGWAAYKEGNLILALFCILAMMVLIAIWPLMDFVLLNKNRFVDNQGRPLLVA encoded by the coding sequence ATGTCAGAACCTGCTCTCCCTCCCAGGCTAACAAGCCCCAAAGACCATGCGACCGCACTGGCTCTGTGCGTCACCCTCGGCAGCTTTGGCGTACACCGCTACTATGTCGGGCGTATGATCAGCGGGACCCTGCAACTGCTGAGCACACTGGTCTGCTGCGCAGCTGGTATCGGCTATGGATGGGCAGCCTACAAGGAAGGAAATCTAATCCTAGCCCTGTTCTGCATCCTCGCCATGATGGTTTTAATAGCGATATGGCCTTTAATGGATTTCGTACTGCTAAACAAAAATCGCTTCGTCGATAATCAAGGCAGACCTTTGCTCGTTGCCTGA